A window of Dehalococcoidia bacterium contains these coding sequences:
- the purE gene encoding 5-(carboxyamino)imidazole ribonucleotide mutase, translated as MPLVGVVMGSKSDAEVMKSAIDTLETLGIEYEVSVISAHRTPRKAQEYSQQARERGIEVIIAGAGMAAHLPGVLASWTTLPVIGVPLVAGEFKGMDALLSIVQMPPGIPVACVAVGSPGAKNAAFLAAQILGLKHEKIRETYEKYRQDLAKG; from the coding sequence ATGCCACTGGTCGGCGTAGTGATGGGATCGAAATCGGATGCTGAGGTAATGAAGTCAGCGATTGACACGCTGGAAACACTCGGCATTGAGTATGAAGTGAGCGTAATCTCTGCTCATCGCACTCCCAGGAAAGCGCAGGAATATTCCCAGCAAGCTCGTGAGCGAGGGATCGAGGTCATTATCGCCGGAGCGGGAATGGCGGCTCACCTCCCTGGAGTGCTCGCCAGCTGGACCACCTTGCCGGTAATCGGAGTGCCTCTGGTTGCAGGGGAATTCAAGGGAATGGATGCCCTTCTTTCCATCGTCCAGATGCCTCCCGGAATACCGGTAGCGTGTGTGGCCGTGGGATCGCCGGGGGCCAAGAACGCCGCTTTCCTTGCCGCCCAGATTCTGGGACTCAAGCACGAGAAAATACGGGAAACCTACGAAAAATACCGCCAGGATTTGGCTAAGGGTTAG